In Methanosphaera sp. ISO3-F5, a genomic segment contains:
- a CDS encoding NADAR domain-containing protein, protein MTNEKYLAPPWIKYPTYPEKSSFWKTGSGAEYLIKYNETINDKEEYLKIFPKAPSFKESAVPSESVSDEVKEYLLSPEKALIINLWQKDAKPKYDKITAEKKNVIFMFDTLFFDQSAHIHVGTKTYDSANEIVELLEKELQSKSPDLWEELKYTVIINALYYKLATDITFTKQVIRTDGQDIIFKSDNLELGVQEDDEGNYIGKNLLGFAVMEIRDVLKEVYANYDLIDWDISGDPYSIERCTCGHVHMK, encoded by the coding sequence ATGACAAATGAAAAATACTTAGCACCTCCATGGATAAAATATCCAACATATCCCGAAAAATCATCATTCTGGAAGACAGGAAGCGGTGCAGAATATTTAATAAAATATAATGAAACAATAAACGATAAAGAAGAATATCTTAAAATATTTCCTAAAGCTCCATCATTTAAAGAAAGTGCAGTACCTAGTGAATCAGTAAGTGATGAAGTAAAAGAATATCTTCTATCACCAGAAAAAGCTTTAATCATAAATTTATGGCAAAAGGATGCAAAACCAAAATATGACAAGATTACTGCAGAAAAGAAGAATGTAATCTTTATGTTTGACACATTATTTTTTGATCAATCAGCACACATACATGTTGGAACAAAAACATACGATTCTGCTAATGAAATAGTAGAACTATTAGAAAAAGAATTACAAAGCAAATCCCCAGATTTATGGGAAGAATTAAAATATACAGTTATAATTAACGCATTATATTATAAACTTGCTACAGATATCACATTCACTAAACAAGTAATAAGAACAGACGGTCAAGATATTATCTTCAAAAGTGATAACCTGGAATTAGGAGTTCAAGAAGATGACGAAGGAAATTACATCGGTAAAAATTTATTAGGTTTTGCAGTTATGGAAATAAGAGATGTTCTTAAGGAAGTTTATGCAAACTATGATTTGATAGATTGGGATATTTCAGGAGATCCTTATAGTATTGAACGATGTACCTGTGGACACGTACACATGAAGTAA